The sequence CGCGCTGCAGCGGACGATCTGGACGTGCCTCTGTACACTTACCTTGGCGGATTCAACGCTAAGCAGCTTCCGGTTCCGATGATGAACATCGTAAACGGCGGCGCTCATGCCGACAACAACGTTGACGTGCAAGAGTTCATGATTCTGCCTGTAGGCGCACCAAACTTCAAAGAAGCTCTGCGTACCGGCGCTGAAATCTTCCACAACCTGAAGTCCGTACTGAAAGGCAAAGGCCTGAACACTGCAGTTGGCGACGAAGGCGGCTTCGCTCCTAACTTCACTTCCAACGAAGACGCTCTGTCCTCCATCATCGAAGCGATCGAAAAAGCCGGTTACAAACCGGGCGTAGACGTATTCCTGGGTATGGACGTTGCTTCCACCGAGTTCTTCAAAGATGGCAAATACCATCTGGAAGGCGAAGGCAAATCCTTCACTTCCGCTGAGTTCGTAGACCTGCTGGCTTCCTGGGTTGACAAATACCCGATCATCACGATCGAAGACGGCTGCTCCGAAGACGACTGGGAAGGTTGGAAGCTGCTCACCGAGAAACTGGGCAATAAAATCCAACTGGTTGGTGACGATCTGTTCGTAACCAACACCGAGCGTCTGGGCAAAGGTATCGAAGAAGGCATCGGCAACTCCATCCTGATCAAAGTTAACCAAATCGGTACGCTGACTGAAACCTTCGACGCGATCGAAATGGCAAAACGCGCAGGCTACACTGCTGTTGTATCCCACCGTTCCGGTGAGTCCGAAGACAGCACGATCGCTGATATCGCCGTAGCTACCAACGCCGGCCAAATCAAAACGGGCGCACCTTCCCGTACAGACCGTATCGCCAAGTACAACCAACTGCTTCGCATCGAAGACGAACTGGGCGAACTGGCTCAATACAACGGCCTGAAATCCTTCTACAACCTGAAAAGATAATAAGATTCACCCGAATCTTATGAATAGCTAGAGCAATAGGGACTGCTTCCCGGTCATTGAATGATCGAGGGGCAGTCTTTTTCTATTGATATGCCTGGTCATTGCAGCCGAATTAAGTTGTATTGCTCCCGGCTGTATGATACAATAAAAATGCTGTTTATGAATCGTGAGTATTAACTTTCTATAGATAG is a genomic window of Paenibacillus durus ATCC 35681 containing:
- the eno gene encoding phosphopyruvate hydratase → MTIISDVYAREVLDSRGNPTVEVDVYLESGAKGRAIVPSGASTGAHEAVELRDDDKSRYLGKGVLNAVKNVNEIIAPEVIGMDALDQLGIDKAMIALDGTHNKGKLGANAILAVSMAVARAAADDLDVPLYTYLGGFNAKQLPVPMMNIVNGGAHADNNVDVQEFMILPVGAPNFKEALRTGAEIFHNLKSVLKGKGLNTAVGDEGGFAPNFTSNEDALSSIIEAIEKAGYKPGVDVFLGMDVASTEFFKDGKYHLEGEGKSFTSAEFVDLLASWVDKYPIITIEDGCSEDDWEGWKLLTEKLGNKIQLVGDDLFVTNTERLGKGIEEGIGNSILIKVNQIGTLTETFDAIEMAKRAGYTAVVSHRSGESEDSTIADIAVATNAGQIKTGAPSRTDRIAKYNQLLRIEDELGELAQYNGLKSFYNLKR